A stretch of the Chanos chanos chromosome 1, fChaCha1.1, whole genome shotgun sequence genome encodes the following:
- the rbm17 gene encoding splicing factor 45: MSLYDDLGVATSDTKTEGWSKNFKLLQSQLKVKKAALTQAKSQRIRQSTVLAPVIDLKRGNTGEERQLSDTPPHITAGLKEAAPGSFSSGDVLIPLADEYDPMFPNDYEKVVKRQREERQRQREQERQKEIEEREKKRKERHEGGAPSGFSRFPTEGESDEEEEYEREKRKRNMGGAAIAPPTSLVERDLYPCEEESRVRAPKAAIPPPIYEDSDRPRSPPGPTNSFLANMGGTVAHKIMQKYGFREGQGLGKHEQGLSTALSVEKTSKRGGKIIIGEATEKTAGSNQSSTDPPGGIAGAVAGDASKKNETNPLTEILKCPTKVVLLRNMVGRGEVDEELEAETKEECEKYGKVVKCVIFEISGVTDDEAVRIFLEFERVESAIKAVVDLNGRYFGGRVVKACFYNLDKFRVLDLGEPV, from the exons ATGTCGCTTTATGATGATCTGGGGGTGGCGACCAGTGACACAAAGACTGAGGGCTGGTCGAAGAACTTTAAACTACTTCAGTCTCAGCTGAAAGTGAAGAAGGCTGCACTCACACAGGCAAAG AGTCAGAGGATAAGGCAGTCAACCGTTCTGGCTCCTGTCATTGACCTGAAGAGAGGcaacacaggagaggagagacagctCTCTGACACACCACCTCATATCACTGCAGGACTTAAG gaagcCGCACCGGGCAGTTTTTCCTCTGGAGATGTGTTGATCCCCCTGGCAGATGAGTATGACCCCATGTTCCCAAATGACTATGAGAAAGTggtgaagagacagagggaggagcgacagaggcagagggaacAGGAACGACAAAAAGAGATCGAGGAGCGAGAAAA GAAACGTAAAGAGAGACACGAAGGCGGAGCTCCAAGTGGCTTTTCTCGCTTTCCAACAGAGGGAGAGtcagatgaggaggaggagtatgagagagaaaagagaaagagaa ACATGGGTGGCGCTGCGATTGCCCCTCCCACATCTCTAGTCGAGAGAGATT TGTACCCATGTGAGGAGGAGAGTCGAGTTCGAGCACCAAAGGCAGCAATTCCACCCCCCATTTATGAGGACTCAGACCGCCCCCGCTCTCCTCCTGGACCCACCAACTCCTTCCTAGCAAACATGGG gggtACCGTAGCCCATAAGATCATGCAGAAGTATGGATTCCGTGAGGGTCAAGGCCTGGGAAAACATGAGCAAGGCTTGAGTACAGCACTATCCGTGGAGAAAACCAGCAAACGTGGTGGCAAGATCATCATAGGAGAGGCTACAGAAAAAA CAGCAGGATCCAATCAGAGTTCAACTGATCCTCCTGGTGGTATTGCAGGAGCAGTAGCAG gAGACGCGTCcaagaaaaatgaaaccaacCCCCTAACCGAGATTCTTAAATGCCCTACCAAGGTGGTGCTACTGCGG AACATGGTGGGAAGAGGAGAGGTGGATGAGGAGCTGGAGGCAGAGACTAAAGAAGAATGTGAAAAGTATGGCAAAGTTGTCAAGTGTGTCATCTTTGAG atctCGGGCGTGACAGACGATGAAGCAGTCAGAATATTCCTAGAGTTTGAGCGGGTCGAGTCTGCTATTAAAG cgGTGGTAGACCTAAATGGTCGGTATTTTGGAGGTCGTGTGGTGAAGGCATGCTTTTATAACTTGGACAAGTTCCGTGTTCTGGACCTAGGTGAGCCAGTGTGA